The Micromonospora siamensis genome contains the following window.
TGACCGTCAAGGCCACCGACACCACCTGCGAGGTGGCGACGACCGACCTCACCGCCGGTCAGGCCACCTTCTCGGTGACCAACAGCGGCAGCAAGGTCAACGAGTTCTACATCTACGCGGCCGGTGACCGGGTGATGGGCGAGGTGGAGAACATCGCCCCCGGACTGACCCGTGAGCTGCGCGTCGAGTTGCCCGCCGGGGCGTACGAGACGGCCTGCAAGCCCGGGATGAGCGGCCGGGGCATCCGGGGCGCGCTCAAGGTCGGCGGCGGGTCGGCGGCGCCGAAGGCCGCCGACGCCCTGCTGACCCAGGCGACCGCCGGCTACCAGCGCTACGTCACCAGCGAGACCGCCGAGCTGCTGACGAGGACCGGCGAGTTCGTCGCCGCGGTGAAGGCCGGCGACGTGGCGAAGGCCAAGGCGCTCTACCCGGTGACCCGCACTCACTGGGAGCGGATCGAGCCGGTCGCGGAGAGCTTCGGCGACCTCGACCCGAAGATCGACGGCCGGGAGGAGGTCATCGAGGAGGGGATGGAGTTCACCGGCTTCCACCGGATCGAGAAGGACCTCTGGACCACCGGCGACATCAGCAAGGACGGCCCGATCGCCGACCGGCTCCTGGTCGACGTCAAGGCCATCGTGGCGAAGGCCAACGCCGAGAAGCTCACCGCGCTCCAGCTCGCCAACGGCGCCAAGGCGCTCCTCGACGAGGTCGCCAGCGGCAAGATCACCGGTGAGGAGGAGCGCTACTCGCACACCGACCTCTGGGACTTCGACGCCAACCTGGAGGGCTCCAAGGCGGCCATCGCCGCGCTCCGCCCCGCCCTGGAGCAGCGCGCGC
Protein-coding sequences here:
- the efeO gene encoding iron uptake system protein EfeO; this encodes MRTTRFLVLAATGVLAVTGVTACGSDDDSSAAGGGGNTVTVKATDTTCEVATTDLTAGQATFSVTNSGSKVNEFYIYAAGDRVMGEVENIAPGLTRELRVELPAGAYETACKPGMSGRGIRGALKVGGGSAAPKAADALLTQATAGYQRYVTSETAELLTRTGEFVAAVKAGDVAKAKALYPVTRTHWERIEPVAESFGDLDPKIDGREEVIEEGMEFTGFHRIEKDLWTTGDISKDGPIADRLLVDVKAIVAKANAEKLTALQLANGAKALLDEVASGKITGEEERYSHTDLWDFDANLEGSKAAIAALRPALEQRAPELVKQLDTEFANVEKALGQHRAGDGWKLHTELSTTQLKELSDSINALAEPVSKVAAAVAR